Within Quercus lobata isolate SW786 chromosome 5, ValleyOak3.0 Primary Assembly, whole genome shotgun sequence, the genomic segment CTTTAAAATAGTCAGCATGCGTCATTAAGTTTACTTccaatcaacaaaaaaattcgTACATACCTCATTATGAGACTTCCATAGGAAACATGGATTAGTAGAACTCCTGTTTATTGCAATGAGAATTCCCACTTCTTATGCCCATCACCActgtataaatttttaataatctgATGATGAGGACTATCTAGGAAGAAGGAAATTTCCAGCATGGAACAATTTCACGTGGACTCATCATATAAGCCAATGATAGCTACCAATAATCCCCACAGGAACAGTTTCCATTCCTGAAGTGATGAAAGCGGCTAGAATCTCTTACAATGATCTCCCGCCCAACAATCTTTGCTATAAGCTTAATGGCAGAATGGCAATCGCCGCATACACGAAGATTCTTCATTACTGTTATTGTACTCCCCTCCACAGTATTAATTAACCCAAATCCAATAGCAAGCCTCTCACTATGATAAGATAATGCCTCTTCCTTTTGTTCAACCTCAACATCATGCAAGGCAAACTTCTGATCAGGAACATATCCCAATTCCTTCAGCTTTCCTCCCAACCAGTCcagtttttcatatattttttcactGAAGGGGTGGGACCTATCTCCAGAAAGAAATTCATGCCTCAGTCCCTTTAGAGTAACCCAACTGGATCCTGCTTGTTTAACAACTCCACTATGTTTCATCTTCCCCCGTATCCTAGAGACATCACCCCAACTATTTGCAgaagcatataaattagataATAAAACATAAGCTGCACTGCAATGTGGCTCTAAATCAAAAATGTGCTTTGCAGCTCTTTCAGCCACATCTATGTTTGAGTGCATCCTAGAAGCACTAAGCAAAGCTAGCCATACTGTGTAATTTGCTTTTATGGGCATGTCATTTATTAGTTCTTCTGCTTCTTCCAACTTGCCACATCGACCTAAAACATCAACCATACATGCATAGTGCTCAAGCTTCACCATGGATTTATCTCGactgaaatatttaaaaaagcaTCTCCCTTTTTGTAACATCCCAGAATGGCTACAAGCAGAAAGCAACCCAGTAAATGTGATTTCATCTGGATCTACCCTTGCACGTATCATTCTGCTAAACAGAGTCAAAGTCCACAAGCCATACCCGTGTTGTGCACATCCAACAATGATAGAGTTCCATGAAACAATATTCTTCTCAGCAATATGTTTGAATATAGCTACGCCATCACTTATATTTCCACATTTCATATACATGAAAATAAGAGTATTACCCACAAAGACATCGGTTTCGAAACCTAACTTAATACCTGTAGAATGGATCTCTTTGCCCCTATCTAGAGCCTCTAATCCACAACATGAATTTAAAGCACTAGTCAAAGAAGACTGATTTGGCAGGACGCCTATCTTTATCATATCCCCAAAAACCTTCAATGCATCCTCATGCTTACAATTTGAACCATATCCCGTTATTAGAGCTGTCCATACTACTACATTTTTATGCATTCTCTCATTGAAAATCTTGCAAGCATTCTCTATTTGCTTGCAATTTGCATAAAACGTTATAAGTGACACAGATATAAATTCATCCAAATGGTACCCCACTTTAACTATCTGTCCATGAATCTGAACACCTACAtgaaaatctaatatatttGCACAGGCTGTCAATACACAAACCAATGTGGTTGAAGTGGGCTCCACACCAGAACCCACCATCTTcccaaaaagaaacaaagccTCATCGCTCTTCCCATTCTGGTCAAGCCCACCAATCATCGAAGTCCACGAAATCACATTCCGACGAGGCATCTCCTCAAACAACTTCATCGCATCTTCAACTCTACCATTCCCACAATACCCATAAATCATCGAATTCCACGCCACCACATCCCTCGCCGGCATCTCCCGAAACAAGCGCTCAGCCACCTCAACTCTCCCAAACTGCAAGAACCCACTAACCATCGTGGTCCAAGAAACAACATTTCTCTCAGGCATTTCGTCGAACAGCTTCCGAGCCATATCCAAATCCCCACAATCCAAACACCCTTTCACCATCGAATTCCAGCAAACTATATCTTTAACGGGCATTTCATAGAACAGTTCCAAGGCATCGCCAAGTCTACCGTTTCGCGCATAACCCGTAACCATCATGGTAAACAGAGTCACATCCGGAACCGGGATTTGATCGAAAAGCACACGAGCTTCGTCTAATCTGTGGTTCTTTAGGTGATGGGAGAGCAATGACTTATAAGAGGGAGTGCTGGGCTGTGCGTGATTCACCATACCCATGAAGCATTTGGAAAAATTAGAGCGTGAAACAGAAGCAcgttgaaacttgaattttcgAAGAGAAATTGCGCGAAATATTAACATGGCTAAGCGTTTGTGTTACTGTTAACGGTCAGAGAAGAAAAGCAGTGTCGTAGAGgacttttttgtctttttagcACAGTCAAAggcactgttttttttttttttgccaaaattggaaattaacATTGTTTgccaaataatataattagtaggcactgtttcaaactatatatattactaacaTATCAAGtttaaaagactcgatttagagcttataaatcgagtttcaaagacTCAATTTCCATGGTCTGATCACGTCTGATATGGCGTTTTTTCCACGTGGCGTccacttggaaatcgagtctctaagacttgatTTATAAGCCGACCCTTTATAAAGAACACCATTCTATgtttaggaaaaaataaaaaataaaaaatttaagataagATTAAAAACATCTCTCggcctctctcttctctcatccCTCTACTTCTCTCACATTAACCACCAACAGTGACCGCAACCACCGCAtccacacaaaacaaaacaaccaccGATCCTAATGCTACCATAAGCAACCTACAAACTCACTAATTGCAACCCACGAAAACCTATTAACTGCCAAAACATCAACAACCACCGTGATAGACGAACCCCAAAATCCAACCCACCGTGACCACTGCACATAGCCCAAACACCCATATATACCGCCGACCCAAAACACCCAACTTGCAGACCCACAGTCTTGAACCCACGACTGACTAACCAGCAGCCAAAATCAATCGCCGTCGCCTCCACaaccccaccaccaccaaaccagTGAACCGAGTCGACTCAATGGCTGGGTTTCTGTAGTTCGTAGTTGAAACCGCCACCTAGCAACCGAGCATCTTTGGTCTGTGCTCctaaaagaagagagagtagaCATAGTGAAAGAAGGGAGAGAGGACTGAGGTGAGGAGAGATGTCTGAATGATTGGGAGAAAAGAGACATAATTGTGCATTGATTTGTGCTGTACAGCTTGCTAGCATTGATAAtgtttgaataatatatattttttgactGAAAAGGTAGAATTTggattaaaataatgaaataaaagtaCAAAGATGTAAGTAAGGCTCCAGGGCTATACATACTAGCCTGACACccaagataaagaaaaaaataaaaaaagaatatcatCATTACACCTATCCCTTCAAATAGCTAATGTGTCCGTTGGTTTGCCACTAATGTTTGATATTCATGTAGAAATGACGTAGCCTCGCGAAGGATAGCCTCATGTCTAGGCTGGAAGTCCTTAAGTATaaagtgttttgttttgtttgatagCACATACAAATCGATGCTTAAAGGGTTggtttataaatcgagtcttagagactcgatttccaggtggaCGCCATGTGGAAAAAATGCCACgtggaaaaaatgccacatcagatgTGATCAGACCATAGAAACCGAGTTTTtgagactcgagatgttagtaacatatatagtttgaaaatagtgcctactaattatattgtttagcAAACAATgttaatttccaattttggccCCGTTTTTCTACTTTcctggagtttttttttttgcaatttaacaCCAAAATATTAACAGTTTTCTTAATTAGCattgttttcaaactatttaggaaactaatatctcaagtttttgtgaCTCAATTTTATTGTAGCAACTttcaaactcgagttttatatggaactcaagtctttgagactcgagttCCTAAAGAAAAAACGTAGACTTcaataatgaaaaaagaagaaggtagagatattgagaaaagaaacaaagactcgagttcctaAAGAAAAAACGTAGACTTcaataatgaaaaaagaagaaggtagagatattgagaaaagaaacaacGCAAGATcgacaatgaagaagaaagaagcaacaacaacaacaaagaaaagaaatgacaTAGAGATCAACAACGAAGAAGAAAAAGGCAACTCAGCAGAGAAGCAATGATGCAAAACCTAGCAAACTAGAGAAGAAACAATGAAGCAACCTAGGCGGTGAAGCAATGGTTCGAATTGAACCCAGGCGGTGAAGGCTTCAAGCTGTGGTGGTGGCAAAGGCTCCAGGCGAGGGAAATCAGCTTAGATTGAACTTCTCTacttcaaattctctctctctctctctctctctctctctctctctaaaccagATTTGTAGAAATTCAATCCTTtgggttttgggtattttttgaatttttgattttgatctagaaagaaaattagattctcacacacacactttctctctctaaaccaaATTTACAAAAACCCAAGCCTTTGGGTTTTAggtattttctaaatttttgatttgggtcttaagaaaaaagaagaaggaagaacaGCAAGAAAAACGAGAGCTCAGTGGAGGAACTGGAACTCGAGTTCGACATGGATTTTAAATGGAAatcaagtcttagagactcaaGTTGCTACAGTAAACTTGAGTCTAAAAGACCCGAGATGTTAGTtttctaaataatttgaaaacattgctaactaatgaaattgttagcaaaatagttttattatgcaaaaaaatccacttttcttgggtttttaactttaaaaaaaaaaaaattgagaagatcTTGGGTTTTTGTTACTTTTCATCCCTATATGACTATATGTACTCTATACattatatattaagaggattcataAAATTAGTTATCACTCCAAAAATTGTCAAAAGTATCCATAATCTAATTAAATTGTCcttattcctaaaaaataaaaaattgggttaaaattgtaattcagaaaaattaaaaaaccaagaaattttcaaaaaaaaaaaaaaaaaacttcccacTAGAGTCTTCTCCTCAAAAACTTCCCACTAGAGTCCTAGACAAATACAAACTTCCCACCCCACCTACACAAGCAAAACCATCCACACAAGTGCACAATCAATTGCAACTTCTTAGTAAAAACTTCTCCTTTTAAATTTCCCCCGCTTCCCTAGCTACTTACATCCAGTTACCCTCCATCCTTATCCTCTCAAACttgaaaatttaagaaaaaagcaGTTTTTAgagttggaattttttttcctgtccATTTGTTTGTATTTTCCATTCTTCTTCAATCACTCATCTCTTCTGAATAATATATTGTtccttcaagtcttcaaccttttttttctaCCCAAGTCTATTGTGAAGAAATGTTGAGACTATTCAATGCAATTTTTTAATCACTCACAATAGAGATTTAAGGAGCAACGACTTTTGGATTTTTATGAGAGAGTCGCGAAGGAGTTTCAAAGGGAGGCAGACAACAAActtgaaaaaacaaaaggtaTGTCCATGAATGCAAATTTTTAAGCcaatttttaatagaaatttaaGAAATCTTTTTCACacccttatttttctttgtgttgGTTTGTTATACTGTTttcaacaaagaaagaaacttaACTCTGGAAGAGTGTTATGTTTCCAAAAGTTTCATCGCAAAGAAGTGCCATGTTTCctaaaaatcattttcattGTTTAAGATGCCCAAAACTAGAGTAAAATAAAGAAGCAAATGGAAAAAGGTTTCAAGATTGTGAAGCCTAAGGAGGATGGGGGACTCGGAATCCAAGTAGccaaagctaaaaatttagccTTACTTGCTAAGTTGAATTGGAGAATGTATCAAGAGAAGGATGCCTTGTGGGCTCAAGTCATCTTGAAGAAATATTGCTCCTCATCAAGAGTGAGAGCAAGGGATCCGGATGCTCTCCCGTCTTCCCTTAACTGGAAGGCCATTAAAGCGggattcactattttctttagTGGAATCTGTTGGTGTGTAGGGACTAGAGCAAGAACTAAAGTTTGGCTAGATAGGTGGCTGAAGGGAAAATCCCTAAGAGAAATGATTCAGGGGCCTCTAAGCTTAAGGGATAATTCTCTTACTGTTGAAGAGTTAAGAGATGTGGGTGGCTGGAAATGGGATTTAATATCCTTTGATTTGCCAGATATCattaagaataaaattaaagctCTTCCTTTGCAGGAATTTGGCCATAGAGAGGATTCTCTTATGTGGAAATTTACTAGAGATGGAGAGTTCTCCACAAATTCAGCCTACTTACTAAGCATTGAGAATGAGCCTACTGGAGTCCCTTTTATGGGGTAATGGATATGGAAAATTGATATATTGCTCAAAATTATTATGTTTCTTTGGTTGTGTTTCCACAATAGTGTTCCTGTTAAGAGTATTCTAGTAGCAAGTGGCATAAATTGTGATGGTAAGTGTCCAATTTGCAGGTCCCATGATGAATCCATTACTCATCTTCTCCGTGACTACGAGTTAACTCGCAAATATTGGAGAAGTATTGAGGTCCCTCCAGAATGTGTTAACACTTTCACTGGTAGTTTAGAGGGTTGGCTACACTCAAATAGTGTGAATTCTGTTTTACACAAATCTGGCATCCATGGAGCACAGTCTTTTTATTCACTATTTGGGCTGTttggaaaaatagaaacaagatTGTGTTTGACAATTCTATCCCCAACCTGAAACTGCCTAATGATTGTATTAATCAAGCTAGAGAGTACcatttttgtgtgagtaaagGAAAGAAAACTAACGCAAAGATTGTAATACCTGTTGGTTGGAATACGCCAAGAGAGGGGTGGTTCAAACTTAATTCAGATGGTGCATCATTTGGAAATCCGGGTAAGGCAGGGGGTGGAGGGATCATTAGAGATAGTCAAGGAGCATGGGTTAAGGGCTATGCAAGATCATTGGCTTTACCTCAAGCATCATGGCTGAACTATGGGCTTTGAGAGATGGGTTGAGACTTGTGGATCACCTTGGAATTCGGCAACTGGAAGTAGAACTAGATGCTATGGTGATTGTTGGGCTActaaattcaaaaaagaatCCTAACTCAGCTTATGCTCCTCTGTTATTTGATTATAGATACCTCCTGGACAAGTTTCCTCAAGTACAGGTGGTTCATGTGTTTAGAGAAGCCAATAAATGTGCAGATTGTCTAGCAAAATGGGGCTGTTCTATGCAGGAAGACTTTGCTATCTTTGATTTTCCTTTTACTGCTGATCTAGAAACTTTATTAGCTAAGGACATTAATGGTTTGTACTATTGTAGACTTGCTGCTGCCAGTATGGCTTCTGTTGTTGTgtagttttccttttgtgtTTAATAATATTTcccttttaccaaaaaaaaaattaaaattaaaattactaatctaattttcttcaaatgggtttttaaaatgagaagtgctacgttcacaatattttcacaacaaattataagtggtaagttattgtttattctaatttgaatcaacaacttaaattactttttgcCCATATATAATAACCTATAACAACCTAtcacttagtatttttttttttgataacttatcacttaggatttattgcaaatttgttttgaaaatatcgtggacataacatttttcttctaaaatttGCCAATTTGGAATTCATTTCCATGTTTCTATATTCTCTCTTACTTGCTTATTTGCCATGTTcacattgatatatatatatatatatatatatatatgtataaaagtTAAAGTGTAACACTTATTGCTACTACGCTTCTATTGAGCCACCTCATCCACCacattattattctttttcttatttattttttacctataatttttttgacaatattaaatactgtatataaatatattggctTTACAAATTTATCTTAGTCGgttttaattttacatatttgtctactttaattttgatgctatagctaaataataaatcaatgaaaaataaaaaataaaaaggaaaattacaatttacctaCTTGTGGTTTGGGCataatttaagttgcctacttgTAGTTTGAAACTTAACGCTTTACCCATCTAAGGTTAGCTTAGTTAGAGTTTTGTATCTCACTTATGTTAAAAACATggttaaatatgtaattttgctccatttttatgttttccttctccaaaaacacaccaaaaaaaaaaaaaaaaaacataaaaatacaatatcaaataagatcaaaaagaaTCCAACGGAACACTTGCAACATTGGATTTCAAAACATtggtaggcaacttaaatttagGTCAAACTTCAGGTGGGTAAActgtcaaattttaaaccacagatatgcaacttaaattttgaccaaaccACAAGTGAGTAAATTATAATttgcccaaaaataaaaaaatattgtttata encodes:
- the LOC115988383 gene encoding pentatricopeptide repeat-containing protein At5g46460, mitochondrial; this translates as MLIFRAISLRKFKFQRASVSRSNFSKCFMGMVNHAQPSTPSYKSLLSHHLKNHRLDEARVLFDQIPVPDVTLFTMMVTGYARNGRLGDALELFYEMPVKDIVCWNSMVKGCLDCGDLDMARKLFDEMPERNVVSWTTMVSGFLQFGRVEVAERLFREMPARDVVAWNSMIYGYCGNGRVEDAMKLFEEMPRRNVISWTSMIGGLDQNGKSDEALFLFGKMVGSGVEPTSTTLVCVLTACANILDFHVGVQIHGQIVKVGYHLDEFISVSLITFYANCKQIENACKIFNERMHKNVVVWTALITGYGSNCKHEDALKVFGDMIKIGVLPNQSSLTSALNSCCGLEALDRGKEIHSTGIKLGFETDVFVGNTLIFMYMKCGNISDGVAIFKHIAEKNIVSWNSIIVGCAQHGYGLWTLTLFSRMIRARVDPDEITFTGLLSACSHSGMLQKGRCFFKYFSRDKSMVKLEHYACMVDVLGRCGKLEEAEELINDMPIKANYTVWLALLSASRMHSNIDVAERAAKHIFDLEPHCSAAYVLLSNLYASANSWGDVSRIRGKMKHSGVVKQAGSSWVTLKGLRHEFLSGDRSHPFSEKIYEKLDWLGGKLKELGYVPDQKFALHDVEVEQKEEALSYHSERLAIGFGLINTVEGSTITVMKNLRVCGDCHSAIKLIAKIVGREIIVRDSSRFHHFRNGNCSCGDYW